From a single Candidatus Latescibacter sp. genomic region:
- a CDS encoding LamG-like jellyroll fold domain-containing protein, with product MHSFPSVKRSLSLWFLPLLFLIFSVSSAFAAKAPEEVGLLFYLSGDNGFTADFAKGNPEPTMLNDVAIVKDGANGSAFSNPNFTQLFAYESPGNMYAERGTFSFFWRPRDPVGKTPFHIVQGGFTNGSDIQCNWMRIDYNGEGGIDAFVTDANLARVRAHYTSQTLFDAKKWYHIAMTWDETKGVRLYLDGKLVAKKDTTCVLFAGIDQWGTGARGVGPNYVGSEGNFMRGGDYDEYRIYDRMLPDDQIARLAKGQPTVGLQTVTRTLDDPAVRAEWWHRYGWNRPGDVPAPLSAREATVRRVEVKEAFDYKQWWWKGNDGVRETVWPSLFNRSSLPGHNDYMIQPDWNCYSISGKSITFTMNDEPWNHIEISGAAYGKAMAQQYDLETKKDKESFLFSRPKDQERTANRLPETHQGGKIAFTNDVREMAIGDFMVYNVTPARELRGITTLSYRLNGKAEPNNATLTSLVDYINGRFLPDERCTMVALPGGARVTPLKAPRGTMLPLVHILIPYEFRGKENPVTFLGWYKGASWLASYTWENMRGGLDGIAIDLPALRVKPTHGEYFPLNIRIKDPIWPDRDLFDFTFSVKPGEAKTLFMDIRDKVLPNGYPLYLTIAGAGQDFGPDVMEGTQLRLVFKEYNEAVKEQEIDRFTQLRDTISNLCESGANSRKLRIFEKFDREITDLFRVSPNHELARVYWNYKNGEQRLPEFKQPEPPAGVPLWAFRQIEDLKLVRHFVNWWIDNRQIENGEFGGGLSDDGDMTHQFIGLAHMGVDTDKITRSIRKLMEAHYDQGMFTNGMITIQTDELHVYEDGLQVLPQDMNLSYGNPKIVERLMETSKAYERITGINPAGHRHFRSNFYGATKMAEEGVWQYQFPLSYCILHSGLVLVEFNGNPEAKKLLLEVADGLLAHRKKDANGNWVIPSCIHFTDDKDQMPSAGAALHLFWAAYRWTGDEKYLLPINDAGPGIMGTLNANVLDLLGKRDTWGKQIAARTDPHSGGDINRHVAWQMSGNKQYLEELYGDQIANSTQRMYLNTDGQWWIDRVTVTSTELQRARLGGVAEWRGAFYPGHVVSWKFKEPANGESVAILIPKAKTDEFTVLVYNLKREPVSAAMTGWDVAPGTWEVTVGRDTNGDDVAETSVDKRTVKFERTGTLDFTFDPGATTVINMKLVSKGTPYWERPDLGISMDDVKVSGSDLAVTVHNIGAVDTPQADIVLRDAGGASIASATVPALKAPVDLQPKTATVTFRISAGKSIEGCRLVIDPDHKLTEITLRNNEILLPGKAR from the coding sequence ATGCATTCTTTTCCGTCAGTTAAACGGAGCCTCTCCCTCTGGTTCCTGCCCCTTCTCTTCCTGATTTTCTCGGTTTCTTCGGCTTTCGCGGCCAAAGCGCCCGAAGAAGTGGGCCTCCTCTTCTACCTTTCCGGCGACAACGGGTTCACCGCCGATTTCGCCAAGGGAAATCCAGAACCCACTATGCTCAACGATGTAGCCATTGTGAAAGATGGCGCGAATGGATCGGCGTTCTCGAACCCCAATTTCACCCAGCTTTTCGCCTATGAAAGTCCGGGCAACATGTACGCCGAGCGCGGGACATTCTCGTTCTTCTGGCGTCCGCGCGACCCGGTGGGAAAAACGCCGTTTCACATCGTGCAGGGCGGATTCACCAACGGCTCCGACATTCAATGCAACTGGATGCGCATTGATTACAACGGCGAGGGGGGCATCGACGCCTTTGTGACCGACGCGAACCTGGCAAGGGTGCGCGCGCATTACACATCTCAGACCCTGTTCGACGCGAAGAAATGGTATCATATCGCCATGACCTGGGACGAAACGAAGGGCGTGAGGCTCTATCTGGACGGCAAGTTGGTGGCAAAAAAGGATACCACCTGTGTGCTTTTCGCCGGGATAGACCAGTGGGGCACCGGAGCGCGGGGAGTCGGCCCGAACTATGTGGGAAGCGAAGGCAACTTCATGCGCGGCGGAGATTACGATGAATACCGCATCTATGACCGCATGCTCCCGGATGACCAGATCGCCCGCCTGGCGAAGGGGCAGCCCACGGTTGGTCTTCAGACTGTTACGCGGACACTGGACGACCCTGCTGTCCGCGCCGAGTGGTGGCATCGGTATGGCTGGAACCGTCCCGGCGATGTGCCTGCACCGCTTTCCGCCCGCGAGGCGACCGTGCGCAGGGTGGAGGTGAAGGAAGCCTTCGATTACAAACAGTGGTGGTGGAAAGGCAACGACGGCGTCCGTGAGACTGTCTGGCCTTCGCTTTTTAACCGTTCCAGTCTCCCCGGGCACAACGATTACATGATCCAGCCGGACTGGAACTGCTATTCCATTTCCGGAAAGTCAATTACCTTCACCATGAACGACGAGCCCTGGAACCACATCGAGATTTCAGGCGCCGCCTACGGCAAGGCGATGGCGCAGCAATATGACCTGGAGACAAAGAAGGATAAGGAATCGTTCCTTTTCTCACGGCCCAAAGACCAGGAGCGCACAGCGAACCGTCTCCCGGAAACCCATCAGGGCGGAAAGATCGCCTTTACCAACGATGTCCGCGAGATGGCCATCGGGGATTTCATGGTCTATAATGTAACTCCGGCGAGGGAACTGCGTGGGATCACCACCCTCTCGTACCGTCTCAACGGAAAGGCGGAACCGAACAATGCCACCCTTACATCGCTCGTGGATTACATCAACGGCCGTTTCCTGCCCGATGAACGGTGCACCATGGTGGCGCTGCCCGGAGGCGCACGGGTCACTCCGCTCAAGGCGCCCCGGGGAACCATGCTCCCGCTGGTGCATATACTCATCCCGTACGAGTTCCGGGGGAAAGAGAACCCGGTCACTTTTCTCGGATGGTACAAAGGCGCGAGCTGGCTCGCTTCCTACACCTGGGAAAACATGCGCGGCGGCCTGGACGGCATCGCCATCGACCTCCCGGCGCTCCGGGTAAAACCTACCCACGGTGAATATTTCCCGCTCAATATCCGTATCAAAGACCCCATCTGGCCTGACCGCGACCTGTTCGATTTCACCTTTTCGGTGAAACCGGGGGAAGCCAAAACTCTGTTCATGGATATCCGCGACAAGGTGCTCCCCAATGGCTATCCGCTCTACCTGACCATCGCCGGGGCAGGGCAGGATTTCGGCCCGGATGTCATGGAAGGAACGCAGCTCAGGCTCGTTTTCAAGGAGTACAACGAAGCGGTCAAAGAGCAGGAAATAGACCGGTTTACCCAGCTTCGCGATACCATTTCAAACTTGTGCGAATCGGGCGCCAACTCAAGAAAGCTGCGGATATTCGAGAAATTCGACCGTGAAATCACCGATCTCTTCCGGGTGAGCCCCAATCACGAACTGGCCCGGGTCTACTGGAACTACAAAAACGGGGAGCAGCGCCTGCCCGAATTCAAGCAGCCCGAGCCGCCCGCCGGAGTTCCGCTCTGGGCGTTCCGTCAGATCGAGGATTTGAAACTGGTGCGTCATTTTGTCAACTGGTGGATCGACAACCGTCAGATCGAGAATGGCGAATTCGGCGGCGGGCTTTCCGATGACGGCGACATGACCCACCAGTTCATAGGCCTGGCGCACATGGGAGTGGATACGGACAAGATAACCCGTTCCATTCGCAAGCTCATGGAAGCCCACTATGATCAGGGCATGTTCACCAACGGCATGATCACCATCCAGACCGACGAGCTCCATGTCTATGAAGACGGCCTCCAGGTGCTCCCGCAGGATATGAACCTCTCCTACGGTAACCCGAAGATAGTGGAACGGCTCATGGAGACCTCGAAAGCCTACGAACGCATCACCGGCATCAACCCGGCCGGGCACCGTCACTTCCGCTCCAATTTCTACGGCGCTACGAAGATGGCCGAGGAGGGGGTCTGGCAGTACCAGTTCCCGCTGTCCTATTGCATTCTTCATTCCGGCCTGGTGCTCGTGGAGTTTAACGGAAACCCGGAGGCGAAGAAGCTCCTCCTGGAGGTCGCGGACGGTCTCCTCGCGCACCGTAAGAAGGACGCCAACGGCAACTGGGTAATACCTTCGTGCATCCATTTCACGGACGATAAGGACCAGATGCCTTCCGCCGGAGCGGCTCTGCATCTTTTCTGGGCGGCATACCGATGGACCGGCGATGAGAAATATCTCCTGCCCATTAACGACGCCGGTCCGGGGATCATGGGTACACTCAACGCCAATGTGCTCGATCTTCTGGGCAAGCGCGATACCTGGGGTAAGCAGATAGCAGCGAGGACCGATCCCCACTCCGGTGGAGACATCAACCGTCACGTCGCCTGGCAGATGAGCGGGAACAAGCAGTATCTTGAAGAATTATACGGCGACCAGATCGCGAACTCCACCCAGCGGATGTATCTGAACACCGATGGACAGTGGTGGATCGACCGGGTAACCGTTACCTCCACCGAGCTTCAGCGGGCGCGGCTTGGCGGCGTCGCCGAATGGCGCGGCGCCTTCTATCCGGGACATGTGGTGAGCTGGAAATTCAAAGAGCCTGCCAACGGGGAAAGCGTGGCCATACTCATTCCCAAGGCAAAGACGGATGAATTCACTGTCCTCGTCTATAATCTGAAACGGGAACCGGTATCTGCCGCCATGACCGGGTGGGATGTAGCGCCGGGAACATGGGAAGTGACTGTCGGGAGGGACACCAACGGCGATGATGTGGCCGAAACCTCGGTGGACAAGCGCACGGTCAAATTCGAGCGCACCGGAACCCTCGATTTCACCTTCGACCCGGGTGCTACCACCGTGATCAATATGAAACTGGTCAGCAAGGGAACTCCCTACTGGGAGCGTCCCGACCTGGGAATCAGCATGGATGATGTGAAAGTAAGCGGGAGCGACCTGGCGGTGACCGTGCATAACATCGGAGCGGTGGATACGCCGCAGGCGGATATTGTGCTCCGTGACGCCGGCGGGGCCTCAATCGCTTCTGCGACTGTTCCTGCTCTCAAAGCGCCGGTGGATCTCCAGCCAAAAACCGCGACGGTTACATTCAGGATTTCTGCCGGTAAGAGTATCGAGGGATGCAGATTGGTTATCGACCCGGACCATAAACTTACGGAGATCACTCTCCGGAACAATGAAATATTGCTGCCGGGAAAAGCGAGATAG
- a CDS encoding HU family DNA-binding protein, translating into MTTTKKDLALEIAEDTGCKKSLASKMVDSVFNAMRESLINGDRIEIRGFGVFQVKDTRPKPAARNPRTGDIIYVPERRKTHFKPGKLLKEALHKPRTTASKE; encoded by the coding sequence ATGACCACCACCAAAAAAGATCTGGCATTGGAAATTGCAGAAGATACAGGGTGCAAAAAAAGCCTGGCCTCCAAGATGGTGGACAGCGTTTTCAATGCCATGCGGGAAAGCCTGATAAACGGCGACAGGATAGAAATTCGTGGATTCGGCGTTTTTCAGGTGAAAGACACCAGACCCAAACCGGCGGCCCGCAACCCGCGTACCGGCGATATTATCTATGTTCCGGAACGTCGCAAAACTCATTTCAAACCCGGAAAACTCTTGAAAGAAGCTCTCCACAAACCGAGAACAACCGCTTCGAAAGAATAG
- the trpS gene encoding tryptophan--tRNA ligase, with the protein MRVLSGIQPSGELHLGNYFGMMKKMILYQETSELFAFIANMHAMTSVFDGKALAKGTMEAAVNFLALGLDPEKAIFWVQSDVPEVAELTWYLSSITPVGLLERSHSYKDKVARGIAPNSGLFLYPVLMASDILIYQSDRVPVGKDQKQHLEITRDIAIKFNNTYGETFVLPEPEIDENVAVIPGLDGQKMSKSYGNTINIFSDKSELKKRVMSIVTDSTPVEATKNPETDTLFALYKLFVTPEEAETMAGRYRRGGLGYGEVKKELIELIWNFFAPYREKHSELMNDKPRVRKILLYGAEKARYHASRTMQKVRRKVGAVYFKDK; encoded by the coding sequence ATGAGAGTACTTTCGGGAATACAGCCTTCAGGGGAACTGCACCTCGGGAATTATTTCGGCATGATGAAAAAGATGATTCTGTATCAGGAAACCTCCGAGCTTTTTGCATTTATCGCCAATATGCATGCCATGACTTCTGTTTTTGATGGCAAGGCGCTGGCAAAGGGCACCATGGAAGCTGCTGTCAACTTCCTGGCGCTCGGGCTCGATCCCGAAAAAGCGATTTTCTGGGTGCAGTCCGATGTTCCGGAGGTGGCCGAGCTGACATGGTACCTGTCCAGCATTACTCCCGTGGGGCTTCTTGAGCGGAGCCATTCATACAAGGACAAGGTGGCGCGGGGGATCGCTCCCAATTCCGGACTGTTTCTCTATCCGGTGCTTATGGCATCGGATATTCTCATCTATCAATCCGACCGGGTGCCGGTGGGCAAGGACCAGAAACAACACCTTGAAATAACCCGCGACATCGCCATCAAATTCAACAACACCTATGGCGAAACCTTCGTGCTCCCCGAACCTGAAATCGATGAGAACGTAGCGGTCATCCCCGGCCTGGACGGCCAGAAAATGAGCAAGTCCTACGGGAACACCATCAATATTTTCTCCGACAAGAGCGAGCTGAAAAAAAGGGTCATGTCCATCGTGACCGATTCCACTCCGGTGGAGGCCACCAAAAACCCCGAAACTGACACCCTTTTCGCGCTTTACAAGCTGTTTGTGACTCCCGAAGAGGCGGAAACAATGGCCGGGCGCTATCGGCGCGGCGGTCTCGGGTACGGCGAGGTCAAGAAAGAACTTATTGAGTTAATCTGGAATTTCTTCGCCCCTTACCGTGAAAAACATTCCGAGCTTATGAACGACAAGCCCCGGGTCCGTAAAATCCTCCTCTACGGCGCGGAAAAAGCCCGTTATCATGCCTCCCGCACCATGCAGAAGGTGCGCCGTAAGGTGGGGGCGGTGTATTTTAAGGATAAGTAA